Genomic window ([Eubacterium] hominis):
GTCAGACTATCTAATGTAATTGGAGAAACACCTGTTATAAATATGCGTGATACTACGCTTTCTGTAGCATATTTTAACACTTCATAAAATCCTCTAACATAACCATCGCTATTCGTGATAGATGTAAACTCCTGAAAATCAAAAGATAATAATTCATTTGCGAAATGATCATATTCATCAATGATGATATTATTTTTTTATCCTCTAGATATGGTCTAATATCTACAAAAAACCTAGACACCATCCTTGCAGCACTTTGTGTTTCAGAAAAGTTCAAATCGATATGATATTGGTTTATAAAATCCTTGATTGAATCAAAAACCACCATAGCAAATTCTTTCTCTAAAACTTCTCCATGTTTTCCAGTAAGTCCGGAAAAATTAAATTTTAAAATATAATATGTATTTCTAGTACTAGTAGGATGATGGAATATATAAGTATCATGAAACAACATCTCAAAATTAGCTTTTTCAGAAATATCATAGTAACATGCAAGCATAGATGTAAACAAACTTTTACCAAATCTTCGAGGGCGCAGCATATGTACAGATACAGCATCATCATTTTCCAATAATTCTATATAATTTGTTTTATCAACATATATAAAATTCTTTTCTCGTATGAATTTATAATTTGCATAGCCTTTAGGAAACTTAATCATTTGATTTTTTTCTGTTAACATATTTTCACCCACATTTCTTATATCTATTTATTGTATTATATTATATTTTCTATAAGATGATACAGCATTTTCAATATTTTCACATTTCATGTAAGCTTTATCATATCAATCTTTTTTATTATCACTACACGATTCATATCATACTGTGCTCCATAAGCCATACATGAAGTAAAAGACTGTGTTATTCACACAGTCCTCATTTATCCTTATCTTCATAATAGCCATAATAACCAGCATGGTGTTGATCTAAACGATTTAATGCGACACCAATCACTCTGCCTTCATTCCTTGTGATAATACGTTTACTTTTCTCAATCACTTTACGTTTCACATAATCACTTCTTACTACCAACAACACACCATCAACCGCCCTGGCGATAATGGTCGCATCTGTGGCACTACATACCGGTGGTGTATCGATAAATACATAATCATATTGTTCTCGTAGTTTTTCCATCATCGCAGGAAAATTATCCTGTATCAAAAGTTCTGATGGATTAGGCGGACATTTTCCACTCAACATAAGAGATAGATTTTCTATGGATGTGGAAAAAACCTTTTCTTCATGTTGTTGGCTTAAAAATTCGCTTAATCCCGGATATTCTTTTCCAATTCCTAAGTATTTACAAAGTCTTGAACGGCGCAAATCTCCATCAATCAATAGGGTTTTCTTTCCTGCATTCGCAAAACTCAATGCTAGATGAAAGGATGTAACTGATTTTCCTTCATTTGCTAATGAGCTTGTGATTGCAATCATTTTTGTATCCTTCATAAACAATAAATTGGTACGTAATGCCATAAAGGATTCTTTAACTGCTGGTGCTAGTTCTGGTATGGATAATGTTATCGTATCATTATTTTTTAAAACCATGTCGCATTCTCCCTTCTTTACGATCATAGTTGCAGCTTTTACTTTCTACAATTTCACACAGAACCGGTAAATCCAGATATTTTTCCACATCTTCACTGGTCACGATATGATCATTCAATAAGTATTGTATAAAGATAACACCCAGCATGAGAATGCAACCCGCTAATGCTCCTACCATCATATTCATTTTCTTATTAGGACTGACAATATCCAAGTCCTTGACAGCTTCTTCTACCAGATATGGATCTTTTTGATCGATTTCTTTTGCGCTATCCATACCATGTACAACGATACGATTCACAATCTTTTTTGCTAATTCTGGGTCCTGGTCTTTGATGGCTACCTTTAAGATACGCGTATCACTAGGATTAGAGATTTCTACACGCGCCGCAAGCTGTTTATATGTCATTGGTAAGTCCAAATCTTCAATTACCTTTTCCATAATTGGTCGGCTTCTAAAAATCAATTCATAATCTTTTGTTAAAGCGGTACTTACTTGTATATCCTGAAAGCTTGCGGTAGGGTCTGTTGAGCTGCCTCGCAAATACACCATAGAGGATGCGGAATACATTGGTGTTACACATTTATCTGTATATAACCAGGATATCCCTGTTCCCACAATCATCCCTATGACGATAAGCCACCAAAACTTTTTCACC
Coding sequences:
- a CDS encoding AAA family ATPase gives rise to the protein MLTEKNQMIKFPKGYANYKFIREKNFIYVDKTNYIELLENDDAVSVHMLRPRRFGKSLFTSMLACYYDISEKANFEMLFHDTYIFHHPTSTRNTYYILKFNFSGLTGKHGEVLEKEFAMVVFDSIKDFINQYHIDLNFSETQSAARMVSRFFVDIRPYLEDKKIISSLMNMIISQMNYYLLIFRSLHLSRIAMVMLEDFMKC
- a CDS encoding CpsD/CapB family tyrosine-protein kinase, yielding MVLKNNDTITLSIPELAPAVKESFMALRTNLLFMKDTKMIAITSSLANEGKSVTSFHLALSFANAGKKTLLIDGDLRRSRLCKYLGIGKEYPGLSEFLSQQHEEKVFSTSIENLSLMLSGKCPPNPSELLIQDNFPAMMEKLREQYDYVFIDTPPVCSATDATIIARAVDGVLLVVRSDYVKRKVIEKSKRIITRNEGRVIGVALNRLDQHHAGYYGYYEDKDK